One genomic region from Anabaena sp. PCC 7108 encodes:
- a CDS encoding AAA domain-containing protein produces the protein MPKLLNKNNSETWGYTFINSTIDSLIRNFEGQTAVALYPEFRERRERAHELIFECFGQKPCWFYIRRQGAGKEAGEEIWDLTIATDKSDFLLPKRLQELNKTLGFRAAVQKNGANGLKLLSAYLLQPLRGQADAYATPYCLSLLPNHEHRLGIPQKALAQIATMPVCGNHVPTEDQLQAWKAFLKVEERIAKARQFCVLFINYKYSLNSKQITFEINPNVATIDGSNENFLGVENFWERVKQAKNQDIKFSDTVPTEKNRRSSRQLGTIDKIEPKSNLIQIRLERDLVEYIAAGNYQLPATGYLFFDAAGDIKQIERKEKALEQLKQGRTQNPYLGNFLFDASQARPIQKTIKLKAKDLLLSSANAGQKASVEMVLAAEDLVLIQGPPGTGKTTVIAEICYQVALRGGRTLITSQANLAVDNALSRLVHNPVIRAVRKGRSEKVGEEGQPFLEDQVIGTWLENTATDCEDNLSKRLDNIQLLGQILESYPRFLEYFRVEKEFIQRQNDLKKQKDNLEERIQEQETLSKEILAKKSEIESLISGLVNLINTGQNLNWDSQEVKDFLPLLQPYTKSNNQVENFRESVSQGIKYTDELGFVRPARGVFGLAVWLVEIITPQISEFKIGLNSANNITVAMSELSRLVQVFKQSSAYLHQLQTEYQQFLNKDQSLQPTIQIWENRKREIDYIIEAVVEWKLTAYSHLYQVLKDCQQSNLPLTDNMVDLPLGLLMFAKNLKLPLVPKKYKINLPDWKLLTKAISYEIQGNFTDRRGKEHNFSYFLQDSFSQVPIVLSKSDRNQWQATYQELNDYQLLNPKQRKLLVENTQAFLIRLQKTYGESYEWNNIESTLTRITQELLDMILINARQCVLKIKTEAEQQLHILQEQQNQLNELPNNGITKEQISEIQLQVEKSSQDANAKLIEVVNNLAEIKQKTNIPTPLKILAEKYLIKQSNIWEQTQEFTKQVNLYETLLIKLEDIISSLEPFTILKTIKISLDENLLKLQEETIISTQQLENFQANLRQLEPKTELNVSPKLIQERNWWANQWQEITEKFKLVDIVTNELVNLEFLQDIKKQFKAWQKQLKNEEQYLQRYQKFVQDWITKLRQPSERDSNDLRKIYLDNANVVGITCVQAANYNFSEEFQSFDVVIIDEVSKCTPPELLIPALKGKKLVMVGDHRQLPPMLDTSTVEEVAKKIGNTREELQFLEESLFKSQFETADNSIKQMLNTQYRMHPNIMGAINQFYDGKLECGILEPDSKRAHNLAGEIIKPEHHLIWVKMPREDEFKEERLGTSFFNIQEIDVIENICQQFENAWSAKVANGEPKKEIAIITFYGSQLRKIDERLQSELFPSLQIRTGTVDRFQGMERPVVIVSMVRNNHQGDVGFAKKPERVNVAFSRAQELLVIVGCHDLFTSKPGTVGGMYSEVANIVNRHGGFIDVSCF, from the coding sequence ATGCCAAAGTTACTCAATAAAAACAACTCAGAAACTTGGGGATATACCTTCATAAATTCGACAATTGATAGTTTAATTCGGAATTTTGAAGGTCAAACAGCAGTTGCATTATATCCTGAATTTCGAGAGCGAAGAGAACGCGCTCATGAGTTAATTTTTGAATGTTTTGGTCAAAAACCTTGCTGGTTTTATATTCGTCGTCAAGGTGCAGGAAAAGAAGCAGGAGAAGAAATTTGGGATTTGACAATAGCTACAGATAAAAGTGATTTTTTATTACCTAAAAGACTTCAAGAACTCAATAAAACTTTAGGATTTAGAGCAGCAGTACAAAAAAATGGAGCTAACGGTTTAAAACTTCTCTCCGCTTATTTACTACAACCTTTACGGGGACAAGCTGACGCTTATGCTACACCTTATTGTTTGAGTTTACTACCTAATCATGAACATCGTCTTGGCATTCCTCAGAAAGCATTGGCACAGATAGCAACCATGCCAGTTTGCGGCAATCATGTACCTACAGAGGATCAATTGCAAGCATGGAAAGCCTTTTTAAAAGTTGAAGAACGGATAGCAAAAGCACGCCAGTTTTGTGTACTTTTTATAAATTATAAATATAGTTTAAATAGCAAGCAAATCACTTTTGAAATTAATCCAAATGTAGCTACAATTGATGGTTCAAATGAAAATTTCTTAGGTGTAGAAAACTTTTGGGAACGTGTAAAACAGGCAAAAAATCAAGATATAAAATTTTCTGATACTGTGCCTACAGAAAAAAATCGTCGCAGCAGTCGTCAATTAGGAACCATTGATAAAATCGAACCCAAATCTAATCTGATTCAAATAAGATTAGAGCGCGACTTAGTTGAATATATAGCAGCTGGAAATTATCAACTTCCAGCAACTGGGTATTTATTTTTTGACGCTGCTGGAGATATTAAACAGATTGAGCGCAAAGAAAAAGCATTAGAACAATTAAAACAGGGACGCACTCAAAATCCCTATTTAGGTAACTTTTTATTTGATGCTTCTCAAGCAAGACCTATTCAAAAAACTATCAAACTTAAAGCCAAAGATTTATTATTATCCTCTGCAAATGCAGGTCAAAAAGCATCTGTAGAAATGGTACTTGCAGCCGAAGATTTAGTTTTAATTCAAGGACCACCAGGTACTGGTAAAACTACTGTAATTGCCGAAATCTGCTATCAAGTTGCGTTACGGGGTGGACGCACATTAATTACTTCTCAAGCTAATTTAGCAGTTGATAATGCCCTAAGTCGATTAGTTCACAACCCAGTAATTCGGGCTGTGCGAAAGGGAAGATCCGAAAAAGTTGGAGAAGAAGGACAGCCATTTTTAGAAGATCAAGTAATTGGTACATGGTTAGAAAATACTGCTACTGATTGCGAAGATAATCTGAGTAAACGTCTTGATAATATACAATTATTGGGTCAAATACTAGAATCCTATCCACGTTTTTTAGAGTACTTCAGAGTAGAAAAAGAATTTATTCAGCGTCAAAATGATTTGAAAAAACAAAAAGACAATCTTGAAGAAAGAATCCAAGAACAAGAAACTTTATCCAAGGAAATATTAGCCAAAAAATCTGAGATTGAATCCCTAATTTCTGGTTTAGTGAATTTAATAAATACCGGACAAAATCTAAATTGGGATTCTCAAGAAGTTAAAGACTTTTTACCTCTTCTTCAGCCCTATACAAAAAGCAACAATCAGGTAGAAAATTTTCGGGAAAGTGTGAGTCAAGGCATCAAATATACAGATGAACTGGGCTTTGTTCGTCCTGCACGTGGTGTATTTGGGTTAGCAGTTTGGTTAGTTGAAATCATAACACCCCAAATTTCTGAGTTTAAAATAGGATTAAATTCCGCTAATAATATAACTGTAGCCATGTCAGAATTATCCAGATTAGTACAGGTTTTTAAACAAAGTTCTGCATATCTACATCAATTACAGACAGAGTATCAACAATTTCTGAATAAAGATCAAAGTCTACAACCGACAATTCAAATCTGGGAAAACCGTAAACGTGAAATAGATTATATTATCGAAGCAGTTGTAGAATGGAAGTTGACAGCTTATTCTCATCTCTATCAAGTTTTAAAAGATTGTCAACAATCAAATTTACCATTAACAGATAATATGGTAGATTTACCATTAGGCTTATTGATGTTTGCCAAGAATCTAAAATTACCACTTGTCCCCAAAAAATATAAAATTAATCTTCCAGATTGGAAGTTATTGACAAAAGCCATATCCTATGAAATCCAAGGCAATTTCACTGACAGACGAGGTAAAGAACATAATTTTAGTTATTTCTTACAGGATAGTTTTAGTCAGGTTCCTATAGTACTATCAAAAAGCGATCGCAATCAATGGCAGGCAACTTATCAAGAGTTAAATGATTATCAACTCCTTAATCCTAAGCAGCGTAAATTGCTAGTTGAAAATACCCAAGCTTTTTTAATTAGACTACAAAAAACTTATGGTGAATCTTATGAATGGAATAATATTGAATCTACTCTCACCCGCATTACTCAAGAATTACTAGATATGATTCTGATAAATGCACGTCAGTGTGTTTTAAAAATAAAAACAGAAGCTGAACAACAACTGCATATTTTACAAGAACAACAAAATCAATTAAATGAACTACCAAATAATGGAATTACTAAAGAACAAATATCTGAAATTCAACTTCAAGTAGAAAAATCTAGCCAAGATGCTAATGCAAAACTTATAGAAGTTGTCAATAACTTAGCAGAAATTAAGCAAAAAACAAATATACCTACACCATTAAAGATTTTAGCTGAAAAATATCTCATTAAACAATCAAATATTTGGGAACAAACCCAAGAATTTACAAAGCAAGTAAACCTTTATGAAACTCTGCTAATTAAACTTGAAGATATAATTTCATCATTAGAACCTTTTACTATACTAAAAACGATTAAAATTTCTCTAGATGAGAATTTGTTAAAATTACAAGAAGAAACAATAATTTCTACGCAGCAACTGGAAAATTTCCAAGCAAATCTACGTCAACTAGAACCAAAAACAGAGTTAAATGTATCCCCAAAATTGATACAAGAGCGTAATTGGTGGGCAAACCAATGGCAAGAAATAACTGAAAAATTTAAACTAGTAGATATTGTCACAAATGAATTAGTTAATCTGGAATTTTTACAAGATATTAAAAAACAATTCAAGGCTTGGCAAAAGCAACTAAAAAATGAGGAACAGTATCTTCAAAGATATCAAAAATTTGTTCAAGATTGGATTACAAAATTACGTCAACCGTCAGAACGAGACAGTAATGATTTAAGGAAAATTTATTTAGATAATGCTAATGTTGTTGGTATCACCTGTGTGCAAGCAGCAAATTACAATTTTTCTGAAGAATTTCAATCTTTTGATGTTGTCATTATTGATGAAGTTAGTAAATGTACTCCACCAGAGTTATTAATTCCAGCTTTAAAAGGTAAAAAATTAGTCATGGTGGGAGATCATCGACAATTGCCACCCATGCTTGATACTAGCACTGTTGAAGAAGTTGCTAAAAAAATTGGCAATACCAGAGAAGAATTACAATTTTTAGAAGAATCATTATTTAAATCTCAGTTTGAAACTGCGGATAACAGCATTAAACAAATGCTAAATACTCAATATCGAATGCACCCCAACATTATGGGGGCAATCAATCAATTTTATGATGGTAAATTAGAATGTGGGATTTTAGAACCTGATAGCAAACGCGCTCATAATTTAGCAGGGGAAATTATTAAACCAGAACATCATTTAATTTGGGTGAAAATGCCCAGAGAAGATGAATTTAAAGAAGAACGTTTAGGAACTTCATTTTTCAATATTCAAGAAATTGATGTCATAGAAAATATCTGTCAGCAGTTTGAAAATGCTTGGAGTGCTAAAGTTGCGAATGGTGAACCCAAAAAAGAAATAGCGATAATTACATTTTATGGTTCTCAATTAAGAAAAATTGATGAACGTTTACAATCAGAACTTTTCCCTTCATTGCAAATTAGAACCGGGACAGTGGACAGATTTCAAGGAATGGAAAGACCTGTTGTAATTGTGAGTATGGTGCGTAATAATCATCAAGGAGATGTAGGATTTGCGAAAAAACCAGAACGGGTTAACGTCGCTTTTTCCCGCGCTCAAGAATTACTGGTAATTGTTGGTTGTCACGATTTATTTACCAGTAAACCAGGGACAGTTGGGGGTATGTATTCAGAAGTGGCAAATATTGTTAATCGTCATGGAGGTTTTATTGATGTTTCTTGCTTCTAA
- a CDS encoding histone deacetylase codes for MNLPIIYHTDYIAPLPPGHRFPMSKFRHLYELLLADEVTHPQQIHIPQLPPPEFIELIHTPNYVQSYCDGTLEPKAQRRIGLPWSPALANRTCVAVGGTILTAKLAITHGLACNTAGGTHHAFPNYGSGFCIFNDLAVASRVMQKLGLAKNILIVDLDVHQGDGTAFIFQNDDSVFTFSMHCEVNFPNTKQKSDLDIPLPVGIEDDIYLQVLANYLPDLLSQVKPDLVLYDAGVDTHIADKLGKLALTDTGIFRREMQVLTTCVSAGYPVAAVIGGGYADDMKSLVWRHSLLHRAASQVYRQFKL; via the coding sequence ATGAATTTGCCAATTATTTATCATACAGATTATATAGCTCCTTTACCCCCAGGGCATCGCTTCCCGATGTCCAAATTTCGGCATCTGTATGAATTGCTGTTAGCTGACGAGGTAACACACCCGCAACAGATTCACATTCCTCAACTTCCACCACCGGAGTTCATTGAATTAATTCACACCCCCAACTACGTCCAAAGTTATTGTGATGGAACTTTAGAACCCAAAGCACAGCGACGTATTGGCTTACCTTGGAGTCCAGCTTTAGCAAATCGTACTTGTGTCGCGGTAGGTGGAACTATCTTAACAGCCAAATTAGCAATAACTCATGGTTTAGCTTGTAATACTGCCGGTGGAACTCATCATGCTTTTCCGAATTATGGATCTGGTTTTTGTATTTTCAATGATTTAGCAGTTGCATCCCGCGTTATGCAAAAATTAGGACTTGCTAAAAACATCTTGATTGTAGATTTAGATGTACATCAAGGAGATGGAACAGCATTTATTTTCCAAAATGACGACAGCGTTTTTACATTTTCTATGCACTGTGAAGTTAACTTTCCAAATACAAAACAAAAAAGTGATTTAGATATTCCTCTACCAGTAGGAATAGAAGATGATATCTATTTGCAAGTTCTGGCTAATTACTTACCAGATTTATTATCACAAGTCAAACCAGATTTAGTACTTTATGATGCTGGAGTAGATACCCACATAGCCGATAAACTTGGTAAATTAGCACTAACTGACACAGGCATTTTTCGCAGAGAAATGCAGGTTTTAACTACCTGCGTAAGTGCTGGCTATCCAGTTGCTGCTGTTATTGGTGGAGGTTATGCAGATGATATGAAATCTCTGGTATGGCGGCATTCTCTATTACATCGGGCAGCCAGTCAAGTTTATCGTCAGTTTAAACTTTAA
- a CDS encoding mechanosensitive ion channel family protein codes for MTQWIVPIVFILTGLLGGIIGEKFIFQKLKEFVAYQKIPGSEIIFQSLHRMTFIWFIVAGFFSAIISSPLKPDIVYILQKILTIILLYSVTLVLARLTAGFVNLFICRTEGVSTSLISNVAKVAVLILGTLILLQTVGIQITPIITTLGVGGLAVGLALQDTLANLFSGFYLIISKQVRTGDYVKLDDGNQGYVTDITWRNTTIKEISNNVIIVPNSKLASAIFTNYHLPAKEITLTMNVGVSYDSDLELVERVTVEVAKEVMAEIAPELVENQPYMRFHTFNDFSIDFTLYMRVSEFFDQRIGKHLFVKKLHKRYQKEGIEIPFPIRDIYMSEKG; via the coding sequence ATGACACAATGGATTGTACCAATTGTATTTATTCTGACTGGATTACTGGGTGGCATAATTGGTGAAAAATTTATTTTCCAGAAACTGAAAGAATTTGTTGCTTATCAAAAAATTCCTGGAAGTGAAATTATATTTCAATCATTGCACAGAATGACCTTTATTTGGTTTATAGTTGCTGGCTTTTTTTCAGCAATTATCAGTTCTCCTCTTAAACCAGATATCGTTTATATCCTGCAAAAAATTCTCACTATCATCTTATTGTATTCAGTAACGTTAGTCTTAGCGAGATTGACTGCTGGTTTTGTCAACTTATTTATTTGTCGCACTGAAGGAGTTTCTACATCACTAATTTCTAACGTAGCTAAAGTTGCAGTTTTAATTTTGGGAACATTAATTTTATTGCAGACAGTAGGCATTCAAATTACACCCATAATTACAACTTTAGGAGTTGGTGGTTTAGCGGTTGGTTTGGCGCTACAAGATACTTTGGCTAATTTATTTTCTGGTTTTTACCTAATTATTTCTAAGCAAGTCAGAACTGGAGATTATGTAAAATTAGATGATGGTAATCAAGGATATGTTACTGATATTACATGGCGGAATACGACAATCAAAGAAATTTCTAATAATGTGATCATTGTTCCTAATTCTAAGCTGGCTTCGGCAATTTTTACTAATTATCATTTACCAGCGAAAGAAATCACTTTAACAATGAATGTGGGTGTTAGTTATGATAGCGATTTAGAACTGGTGGAAAGAGTGACTGTCGAAGTTGCTAAAGAAGTGATGGCAGAAATTGCCCCGGAATTAGTTGAAAATCAGCCATATATGAGATTTCATACTTTTAACGATTTTAGTATTGATTTTACTCTTTATATGCGTGTTAGTGAATTCTTTGATCAACGAATTGGGAAACATTTATTTGTCAAAAAGTTACACAAACGTTATCAAAAAGAAGGAATTGAAATTCCTTTTCCTATCAGAGATATTTATATGTCAGAAAAAGGTTGA
- a CDS encoding S-layer homology domain-containing protein, whose protein sequence is MNISSLTYWHKLVITSIVLLPISSTLAAPSISTTIPLKPSNSTEQLLSEKSSAEQVETDSSKQETESSVKREKSGFTLAIWQPGGNFSEVIARVSMKGKHGEKYYQERFLGDYRYKIKQQAKFVKGFKLGDRIVVRLYDTKNRFIGYTEFACLPDHTAVNLILSANPTEYQVVRAFYGVDENEDSIVDNDTTAYDYFTQVTNQKVNFLKSSEDINITQYQAAGFSKVASTSVYPASFSEGDFALVGKSISTFSSNLAKALTVAPGSLVQLNEIKPKSNFELSQLLSKYRQVGVAKGIQTSFSDISKDYWAKDYIAELAAMEIIGGFPDGSFRPNAPVTRAEFAKLLQQVFIKSKVRPAIAFRDIPRRHWAYDAIRETYEMGFFTTLGSKYFNPTQKLTRLDVLITLAKGLNYQPTGSVNKILSIYNDASSIRGEHRDLIAAITENGVVVNYPNIKLLNGKKVATRVEVCALLYRAMVSAGEVADFDSKYTIKTTLK, encoded by the coding sequence ATGAATATAAGTAGTCTAACTTATTGGCATAAACTTGTTATTACATCAATAGTTTTGCTGCCTATATCTTCTACCTTGGCAGCACCGAGTATATCGACCACAATCCCATTAAAACCAAGTAATTCCACTGAACAGCTTTTGTCAGAAAAAAGCAGTGCTGAACAAGTGGAAACAGACAGTAGCAAACAGGAAACTGAGAGTTCTGTAAAAAGAGAAAAATCAGGGTTTACTCTAGCTATTTGGCAACCAGGTGGTAACTTTTCGGAAGTAATAGCCCGTGTTTCTATGAAAGGTAAACATGGCGAGAAATATTATCAAGAAAGGTTTTTAGGAGATTATAGATACAAAATCAAACAGCAAGCCAAGTTTGTGAAGGGATTTAAATTAGGCGATCGCATTGTCGTTAGATTGTATGATACCAAAAACCGCTTTATTGGCTACACAGAATTTGCGTGTTTACCCGATCACACCGCAGTCAACTTAATTTTATCTGCCAATCCCACAGAGTATCAAGTAGTTCGCGCCTTTTATGGTGTTGATGAAAATGAAGATAGCATTGTTGACAATGACACCACCGCCTACGACTACTTTACCCAAGTTACTAACCAAAAAGTTAATTTCCTGAAAAGTTCAGAAGATATCAATATTACTCAGTACCAAGCCGCTGGCTTTTCCAAAGTTGCATCAACTAGTGTTTATCCAGCATCATTTAGCGAAGGTGATTTCGCTTTAGTTGGGAAGTCAATTAGCACCTTTAGTTCTAACTTAGCCAAAGCCTTAACAGTTGCACCTGGCAGTTTGGTACAGTTGAATGAAATTAAGCCCAAGTCCAACTTTGAACTCAGCCAGTTGTTGAGTAAGTATCGCCAAGTAGGAGTAGCTAAAGGTATCCAAACATCATTTTCTGATATCTCCAAAGACTACTGGGCTAAAGATTATATTGCTGAATTAGCAGCAATGGAAATTATCGGCGGTTTCCCAGATGGTTCTTTTCGTCCTAACGCACCTGTGACTCGTGCTGAATTTGCTAAACTATTACAACAAGTCTTTATCAAAAGTAAAGTCCGTCCTGCGATCGCTTTTCGAGATATTCCCAGGCGACATTGGGCTTATGATGCCATCCGCGAAACTTATGAAATGGGCTTTTTCACCACCCTGGGCAGCAAATACTTCAACCCCACACAAAAGCTGACTCGCCTAGATGTTCTCATCACATTAGCAAAAGGATTGAATTATCAACCTACCGGTTCCGTAAACAAAATCCTCTCAATTTACAACGATGCTTCTAGTATCAGAGGTGAACACCGTGATCTCATCGCTGCAATCACAGAAAATGGTGTAGTTGTCAACTATCCAAATATAAAATTGTTGAATGGTAAAAAAGTTGCTACCAGAGTAGAAGTTTGCGCTTTACTATATAGGGCGATGGTCAGTGCTGGTGAAGTAGCAGATTTTGACTCAAAATACACCATCAAAACAACTTTGAAATAA
- a CDS encoding alpha/beta fold hydrolase, whose amino-acid sequence MTITTQQSPKLEKQVWIWRDYKIQYTVMGAGRPLLLIHGFGASIGHWRKNIPVLADAGYRVFAVDLLGFGGSDKAAINYSMEVWAELLKDFWNAHIQEPTVFIGNSIGALLSLMVITEYPEIAAGGVLINCAGGLSHRPHELNPVLRVVMGAFHKLVANPITGKFVFNRIRQKSQIRRTLYQVYGDRHAVTDELVDLLYTPSCDPGAQQVFAAILTAPPGPSPEELLPKLEWPLLVIWGANDPWTPITGAKIYEEAGENGKDIKILTITGAGHCPHDEVPGVVNAQIVDWLGQKS is encoded by the coding sequence ATGACGATCACAACCCAGCAGTCACCAAAATTAGAAAAACAGGTTTGGATTTGGCGAGATTACAAAATTCAGTACACTGTCATGGGTGCAGGACGGCCGCTGCTGCTAATTCACGGCTTTGGGGCTTCTATTGGTCACTGGCGCAAAAATATCCCGGTTTTAGCAGATGCTGGTTATCGGGTTTTTGCTGTGGATTTATTAGGTTTTGGTGGTTCTGATAAAGCAGCCATAAATTATAGCATGGAAGTCTGGGCAGAATTATTAAAAGATTTCTGGAATGCACATATTCAAGAACCAACTGTATTCATAGGAAATTCCATTGGCGCACTTTTGAGTTTAATGGTGATCACAGAATACCCGGAAATTGCCGCTGGGGGTGTGTTAATTAACTGCGCGGGAGGTTTGAGTCACCGCCCCCATGAATTGAACCCAGTCCTACGAGTTGTGATGGGGGCTTTTCACAAGTTGGTAGCTAACCCAATAACTGGTAAATTCGTCTTTAACCGCATTCGCCAAAAATCACAGATTCGTCGCACATTGTATCAAGTTTATGGCGATCGCCATGCCGTAACAGATGAACTTGTTGATTTACTTTATACTCCATCCTGTGACCCAGGCGCACAGCAAGTTTTCGCTGCTATCCTCACCGCACCCCCAGGTCCTTCCCCAGAAGAGCTATTGCCTAAGTTAGAATGGCCTTTACTAGTAATTTGGGGTGCAAATGATCCCTGGACACCAATTACAGGGGCTAAAATTTACGAAGAGGCAGGTGAAAATGGCAAAGACATTAAAATTTTGACTATTACCGGTGCCGGTCATTGTCCCCATGATGAAGTTCCAGGTGTTGTCAATGCTCAGATTGTTGATTGGTTAGGGCAAAAGAGTTGA
- a CDS encoding serine/threonine-protein kinase — MEFDLSHEHEETISHNHHPDFSAEGYQVISELGRNLAGGRITYLAKEFNSHTKVVIKQFCSANTTADWSGVKAYEQEIELLQKCHHPRIPCYVDSFEKPGFFYLVQEYKNAPSLGLKRCFYPQEIKQIALSILEILVYLQQQVPAIIHRDIKPDNILVDTELNAYLVDFGLARLQDAKIDFSTLVAGTPGFMPPEEQCGHELTAASDLYSLGATLICLFTNTRSVDIDKLIDHKYRWNFQKLLPYISPHFLLWLKKMVEPNSKHRYTNAADALQALKPVRVIGSGTKIDYLFAAIYQKKNIVMLGLVTIAILAVLGTTLRVSQPSSVTNSIEIQNFLNADEATNSK; from the coding sequence ATGGAGTTTGATCTAAGTCATGAACATGAAGAAACAATTTCCCATAATCACCATCCAGATTTTTCCGCAGAAGGCTATCAAGTGATTAGCGAATTAGGACGTAACTTAGCAGGAGGACGCATTACATATTTAGCAAAAGAATTTAATTCCCACACAAAAGTAGTAATTAAACAATTCTGTTCTGCAAATACGACCGCTGACTGGTCAGGAGTAAAAGCGTATGAACAGGAAATTGAACTTTTGCAAAAATGCCATCACCCTCGCATTCCTTGTTATGTAGATTCTTTTGAAAAGCCAGGTTTTTTCTACCTAGTCCAAGAATATAAAAATGCACCATCATTAGGTTTGAAACGCTGCTTTTATCCTCAAGAAATAAAGCAAATTGCTTTGTCGATTTTAGAGATTTTAGTTTATCTACAACAGCAAGTCCCTGCTATTATTCATCGGGATATAAAACCTGATAATATTTTGGTAGATACAGAATTAAATGCTTATTTAGTCGATTTTGGGTTAGCAAGGTTACAAGATGCAAAAATAGATTTCAGTACTTTGGTTGCAGGTACTCCCGGTTTTATGCCTCCTGAAGAACAATGTGGTCATGAGTTAACAGCAGCTTCAGATTTATATAGTTTAGGTGCAACCCTAATTTGCTTATTCACAAATACTCGTTCTGTGGATATCGATAAATTAATTGATCATAAGTATCGCTGGAATTTTCAGAAATTACTGCCCTATATCAGTCCGCACTTTCTGTTATGGTTAAAGAAAATGGTGGAACCTAATAGCAAGCATCGTTATACTAATGCTGCGGATGCTTTACAAGCACTTAAGCCCGTTCGTGTCATTGGTTCTGGGACAAAGATAGATTATTTATTCGCAGCCATCTACCAGAAAAAAAATATAGTTATGTTGGGATTGGTAACTATAGCAATATTAGCTGTGCTGGGAACAACTTTGAGAGTTTCTCAACCTAGTAGTGTTACCAATTCAATAGAAATACAAAATTTTCTCAATGCAGATGAAGCAACTAACAGTAAGTAG